From the Manihot esculenta cultivar AM560-2 chromosome 3, M.esculenta_v8, whole genome shotgun sequence genome, one window contains:
- the LOC122723276 gene encoding uncharacterized protein LOC122723276, with amino-acid sequence MLTRLEYSLFVLEHENALLLIQGREGNSLKRANYDLEEEIRKASKEATLPEELQMVTAIHMGGVVTVSEIVRTTGIHMAIHVLDEQQLSQNPWVEIWLENLKQVLYDAEDVVDDFEYEALRRKVTRKVRRFFSSPNPLAFHFKMGHKVKKIRERIDKIAALKSKFGLTERIFHRHVIHKKREMTHSFIDASNVIGREEAKFTIIEMLLQFVDGENVVSIIPIVGLGDVLELDKVIIEILKYACLVREGKQNPNFTRIRGEIVRKCEGVPLAVITLGSLLYSITDEHALHIVPFSKDYELVDIDLVYLWMANGLVQSSNENQEFEDVGLRYFKVLCSRCFFLDFSEYGGNVRCKMHELINDLALSITQNEYSMFIGSTQQFAKSVRHVSFPYPESLSKVVPKSLQNLDCMRTICCLKKLRRLAVSSCRSLISLPQSIKCLTALDSLCIEDCKNLDLRIEEGEDAQFSLHKLELRELPKLVDFPQWPIRGFTNTLKVLEVAYCDNLRELPNCLQNMASLQELRFIDCTKLNNNLL; translated from the exons ATGCTTACCCGGTTAGAATATTCGTTGTTTGTCTTGGAGCATGAGAATGCGCTCCTATTAATACAGGGACGCGAGGGGAATTCCTTGAAG CGGGCAAATTATGATCTAGAGGAGGAAATTAGAAAAGCATCAAAGGAAGCCACCCTCCCAGAAGAACTTCAGATGGTTACAGCTATTCATATGGGAGGAGTGGTAACCGTCAGCGAAATTGTCAGGACAACTGGAATACATATGGCCATTCACGTTCTCGATG AGCAGCAGCTGTCGCAAAATCCTTGGGTAGAGATTTGGCTGGAGAATCTCAAACAAGTTCTATACGATGCAGAAGATGTGGTGGATGATTTTGAATATGAAGCCTTGAGAAGGAAAGTGACTCGGAAGGTACGCCGATTCTTTTCTAGCCCTAATCCACTCGCATTCCACTTTAAAATGGGACACAAAGTAAAGAAAATTAGGGAGAGGATAGATAAAATCGCAGCTCTTAAGTCTAAGTTTGGTCTGACTGAGCGGATTTTTCATAGACATGTGATTCATAAGAAGAGGGAGATGACCCACTCCTTCATAGATGCTTCTAATGTCATTGGGAGGGAAGAAGCTAAATTTACCATCATTGAAATGTTGTTGCAATTTGTTGATGGTGAAAATGTTGTCTCCATTATTCCAATTGTTGGACTTGGAG ATGTCCTTGAATTAGATAAGGTGATTATTGAAATTCTCAAATATGCATGTCTTG TACGAGAAGGAAAACAAAATCCAAATTTTACAAGAATTAGGGGAGAAATAGTGAGAAAATGCGAAGGAGTTCCTCTAGCAGTCATAACTTTAGGATCGTTGCTTTACTCTATAACTGATGAAC ATGCTTTGCATATTGTTCCATTTTCTAAGGATTATGAGTTAGTAGACATTGATTTGGTTTATTTATGGATGGCAAATGGACTTGTTCAATCTTCCAATGAGAATCAAGAGTTTGAAGATGTTGGCTTGCGCTATTTTAAAGTGTTGTGTTCTAGGTGTTTCTTCCTGGATTTTTCTGAATATGGTGGTAATGTTAGATGCAAAATGCATGAACTAATAAATGATCTAGCATTATCCATCACACAAAATGAATACTCAATGTTTATCGGCAGCACTCAACAATTTGCCAAGAGTGTTCGACATGTATCTTTTCCTTATCCTGAATCACTTTCCAAAGTTGTTCCTAAATCCTTACAAAACTTGGATTGCATGCGAACCATTTGTT GTCTCAAAAAGCTCCGAAGATTGGCCGTCTCTAGTTGTAGAAGTTTGATCTCTTTGCCACAAAGTATAAAATGCCTAACAGCATTAGATAGTCTTTGTATTGAAGATTGTAAAAACCTTGATTTGAGAATTGAGGAAGGAGAAGACGCTCAATTTAGCCTACACAAATTAGAGTTAAGAGAGTTGCCAAAATTAGTGGACTTTCCACAATGGCCTATTCGAGGATTTACTAATACTTTAAAAGTGTTGGAAGTTGCTTACTGTGACAACCTCAGAGAATTGCCAAATTGCCTACAGAACATGGCGTCCCTTCAAGAGCTCCGATTCATAGATTGTACCAAGCTAAACAATAATCTTTTATGA
- the LOC122723277 gene encoding uncharacterized protein LOC122723277 — protein sequence RPHLKCLASERRFHLSSIHFQRRFHHPPSSLRSLSEKSHARISPRDSRACASSLLSTGLIHRRRQPLLSVVLIPQPSVLSESLCRASSHSQLNLSKLYKLFESHLHSTEVLLRYSSALVQGATNVFWIDIQTNTRHFQSLFRYLLEEVALEPKRLNKIPLQAQQDLFLLLSRSLLFYNLDDKLEIFLKHFPVFPNAFLVGGPVDFFVIELADQLQKLKVEPVLLHYLSQNKILQVKYQFKFEKYGGVGLLET from the exons CGCCCTCACCTTAAGTGCCTCGCCTCTGAGCGGCGCTTCCACCTCAGCTCCATCCACTTCCAGCGGCGCTTTCACCATCCACCGTCCAGCCTCCGATCTCTTTCTGAGAAGAGCCACGCACGCATCTCGCCTCGAGATTCTCGCGCCTGTGCCTCCAGTCTCCTCTCGACTGGACTGATTCACCGTCGGCGTCAGCCGTTGCTCTCAGTCGTGCTTATTCCACAGCCCTCAGTCCTCTCCGAGTCTCTGTGTCGCGCTTCCAGCCATTCACAGTTGAACTTGAGTAAACTGTACAAG CTATTTGAATCCCATCTTCATAGTACTGAAGTACTTCTACGTTATTCATCTGCTCTTGTTCAAGGTGCTACAAACGTTTTCTG GATTGACATCCAAACAAACACTCGGCATTTTCAAAGCCTCTTTCGG TATCTCCTTGAGGAAGTTGCACTAGAGCCTAAGCGCTTGAATAAAATTCCATTACAG GCACAACAAGATCTGTTTCTTCTACTCTCAAGATCCTTACTTTTTTACAACTTAG ATGACAAACTAGAAATCTTCTTAAAGCACTTTCCTGTTTTTCCAAATGCTTTCTTGGTTGGTGGTCCTGTGGATTTCTTTGTGATTGAACTTGCGGACCAG CTTCAAAAGTTGAAGGTGGAGCCAGTTCTATTGCATTACCTCTCTCAAAATAAAATTCTCCAAG TGAAATATCAgttcaaatttgaaaaatatggtGGTGTTGGTCTGCTGGAGACTTGA
- the LOC110608212 gene encoding eukaryotic translation initiation factor 3 subunit E: MATYDLTPRIAPNLDRHLVFPLLEFLQERQLYPEEQIFKSKIELLSKTNMVDYAMDIHKSLYHTEDVPQDMIERRAEVVARLKALEEGAAPLVAFLQNVNAVQELRADKQYNLQMLNDRFQIGPKQIEALYQYAKFQFECGNYSGAADYLYQYRALCTNSERSLSALWGKLAAEILMQNWDIALEELNRLKEIIDSKSFSSPLNQMQSRIWLMHWSLFIFFNHDNGRTQIIDLFNQDKYLNAIQTNAPHLLRYLSTAFIVNKRRRPQFKDFIKVLQQEQQSYKDPITEFLACVYVNYDFDGAQKKMRECEEVILNDPFLGKRVEDSNFSTVPMRDEFLENARLFIFETYCRIHQRINMGVLAEKLNLNYEEAERWIVNLIRNSKLDAKIDSQSGTVIMEPNQPNVYEQLIDHTKAISGRTYKLVGQLLEHAQAQAVR, from the exons ATGGCTACTTATGATCTAACTCCGAGAATTGCACCGAATCTGGACAGGCACCTGGTGTTCCCTCTCTTGGAGTTTCTCCAAGAACGACAGCTATACCCAGAGGAACAGATCTTCAAGTCCAAAATCGAGCTCTTGAGCAAAACTAACATGGTCGATTACGCCATGGATATCCACAAGAGCCTCTACCACACTGAAGACGTCCCTCAAG ATATGATTGAGAGGAGAGCTGAAGTCGTAGCGAGATTGAAGGCCCTAGAGGAGGGGGCAGCCCCTCTTGTGGCGTTTTTGCAGAATGTGAACGCCGTGCAGGAGTTGCGAGCGGACAAACAGTACAATCTTCAGATGCTTAATGACCGCTTCCAG ATTGGTCCAAAGCAGATTGAGGCACTATATCAGTATGCCAAATTTCAGTTTGAATGTGGAAACTACTCTGGTGCAGCTGACTACCTGTATCAATACAGGGCCTTGTGCACTAACAGTGAAAGGAGTCTGAGTGCACTGTGGGGGAAGTTGGCAGCTGAGATATTGATGCAAAACTGGGATATTGCTCTTGAAGAACTTAATAGGTTGAAAGAAATAATTGATTCAAAG AGTTTCTCGTCACCATTGAATCAGATGCAAAGTCGAATATGGTTGATGCATTGGagtcttttcatctttttcaaTCATGACAATGGAAGAACACAGATTATTGATTTGTTTAATCAGGACAA GTATCTCAATGCCATTCAAACCAATGCTCCTCATCTTTTGAGGTACCTATCAACTGCATTTATTGTCAACAAAAGGAGACGACCCCAATTCAAAGACTTCATAAAAGTGCTACAGCAAGAGCAGCAATCATATAAAGATCCCATCACAGAGTTTTTAGCATGTGTGTACGTTAATTATGATTTTGATGGGGCACAAAAGAAGATGAGAGAGTGTGAAGAG GTGATTTTAAATGATCCATTCCTTGGAAAACGAGTTGAAGACAGCAACTTTTCTACCGTGCCGATGAGAGATGAGTTCCTTGAAAATGCTCGCCTATTTATCTTTGAGACTTATTGCCGTATACATCAACGTATTAACATGGG AGTCCTTGCTGAGAAATTGAACCTGAATTATGAGGAGGCCGAGAGATGGATTGTAAATCTTATTAGAAACTCAAAGCTTGATGCTAAGATTGATTCACAATCAGGAACTGTTATCATGGAGCCTAATCAGCCCAATGT GTATGAACAGTTGATAGATCACACCAAGGCAATATCGGGGCGTACTTACAAGTTAGTCGGTCAACTTTTAGAACATGCACAGGCACAAGCTGTACGATGA
- the LOC122723278 gene encoding eukaryotic translation initiation factor 3 subunit E-like, giving the protein MATYTTKKTRELVARIAQNLNRHLVLPLLEFLQERQLYLEEQIFKSKIELLSKTNMVDYAMDIHKSLYHTEDVPQDMIERRAEVVARLKALEEGAAPLVAFLQNANTVQELRADKQYCLQMLNDRFQIGPKQIEALYQYAKFQFECGNYSGVADYLYQYRALCTNSERSLSALWGKLAAEILMQNWDIALEELNRLKEIIDSKSFSSPLNQMQSRIWLMHWSLFIFFNHDNGRTQIIDLFNQDKYLNAIQTNGPHVLRYLSTAFKVNKRRRPQFKDFIKVDVIVILNDPFLGKRVEDNNFSTVILNDPFLGKRVEDINFSTVPMRDEFLENARLFIFETYCRIHQRINMGVLAEKLNLNYEEAERWIVNLIRNSKLDAKIDSQSGTVIMEPNQPNVYEQLIDHTKAISGRTYKLVGQLLEHAQAQTAR; this is encoded by the exons ATGGCTACTTACACTACAaaaaaaact CGGGAATTAGTGGCGCGAATTGCACAGAATCTGAACAGGCACCTGGTGCTCCCTCTCTTGGAGTTTCTCCAAGAACGACAGCTATACCTAGAGGAACAGATCTTCAAGTCTAAAATCGAGCTCTTGAGCAAAACTAACATGGTCGATTACGCCATGGATATCCACAAGAGCCTCTACCACACTGAAGACGTCCCTCAAG ATATGATTGAGAGGAGAGCTGAAGTCGTAGCGAGATTGAAGGCCCTAGAGGAGGGGGCGGCCCCTCTTGTGGCGTTTTTGCAGAATGCAAACACCGTGCAGGAGTTGCGAGCGGACAAACAGTACTGTCTTCAGATGCTTAATGACCGCTTCCAG ATTGGTCCAAAGCAGATTGAGGCACTATATCAGTATGCCAAATTTCAGTTTGAATGTGGAAACTACTCTGGTGTAGCTGACTACCTGTATCAATACAGGGCCTTGTGCACTAACAGTGAAAGGAGTCTGAGTGCACTGTGGGGGAAGTTGGCAGCTGAGATATTGATGCAAAACTGGGATATTGCTCTTGAAGAACTTAATAGGTTGAAAGAAATAATTGATTCAAAG AGTTTCTCGTCACCATTAAATCAGATGCAAAGTCGAATATGGTTGATGCATTGGagtcttttcatctttttcaaTCATGACAATGGAAGAACACAGATTATTGATTTGTTTAATCAGGACAA GTATCTCAATGCCATTCAAACGAATGGTCCCCATGTTTTGAGATACCTATCAACTGCATTCAAGGTCAACAAAAGGAGACGACCCCAATTCAAAGACTTTATAAAAGTAGATGTAATC GTGATTTTAAATGATCCATTCCTTGGAAAACGAGTTGAAGACAACAACTTTTCTACT GTGATTTTAAATGATCCATTCCTAGGAAAACGAGTTGAAGACATCAACTTTTCTACTGTGCCTATGAGAGATGAGTTCCTTGAAAATGCTCGCCTATTTATCTTTGAGACTTATTGTCGTATACATCAACGTATTAACATGGG AGTCCTTGCTGAGAAATTGAACCTGAATTATGAGGAGGCCGAGAGATGGATTGTAAATCTTATTAGAAACTCAAAGCTTGATGCTAAGATTGATTCACAATCAGGAACTGTTATCATGGAGCCTAATCAGCCCAATGT GTATGAACAGTTGATAGATCACACCAAGGCAATATCGGGCCGTACTTACAAATTAGTCGGTCAACTTTTAGAACATGCACAGGCACAAACTGCACGATGA